Proteins co-encoded in one Perca flavescens isolate YP-PL-M2 chromosome 11, PFLA_1.0, whole genome shotgun sequence genomic window:
- the insig2 gene encoding insulin-induced gene 2 protein yields the protein MSLTLTAMSDSTVTSSQQQWLGPGQMPRPSRGPYISVITNRTTNLLIRGALLFSVGVFLALVLNLLQVQRNVTLFPPDVISSIFSSAWWVPPCCGTASAMIGLLYPCIDSHLGEPHKFKREWSSVMRCVAVFVGINHASAKVDFANNVQLSLTLAALSVGLWWTFDRSRCGFGLGVSIALLATLATQLLVYNGVFQYTSPDFLYIRSWLPCIFFAGVITMGNIGRQLALYEYKFIQEKTHQD from the exons ATGTCCCTAACGCTGACGGCCATGAGCGACAGCACAGTGAccagcagccagcagcagtGGTTGGGGCCCGGGCAGATGCCACGGCCTTCCCGGGGCCCCTATATCTCAGTCATCACCAACAG GACCACCAACCTGTTGATCCGAGGAGCCCTGCTATTCTCTGTCGGCGTCTTCCTGGCCCTGGTGCTGAATTTACTTCAGGTGCAGAGGAACGTCACCCTCTTTCCCCCCGATGTCATCAGCAGTATTTTTTCCTCAGCCTGGTGGGTGCCGCCCTGCTGTGGCACAGCCTCAG CAATGATCGGGCTGTTGTACCCCTGCATCGACAGCCATCTGGGTGAGCCACACAAGTTCAAGCGGGAATGGTCCAGTGTGATGCGCTGCGTGGCTGTGTTTGTGGGCATCAACCACGCCAGTGCT AAAGTGGACTTTGCCAACAACGTCCAGCTGTCTCTGACTCTGGCGGCGCTCTCCGTCGGTCTGTGGTGGACGTTTGACCGCTCCCGCTGCGGCTTTGGCCTGGGAGTCAGCATCGCCCTGTTGGCAACGCTGGCCACCCAACTCCTGGTTTATAATGGAGTCTTTCA GTATACTTCTCCAGATTTCCTATATATTCGCTCCTGGTTACCTTGCATCTTCTTCGCAGGGGTGATAACTATGGGAAACATAGGACGGCAGCTAGCCTTG tatGAATACAAATTCATTCAGGAAAAGACCCATCAGGACTAA